CAAGAAGTCAGAACGTCGTTGTTTTTGGAGTTTCTTCATCTATATCCTCCTCTCTCTATAATCATCCTGTCTCCATCGTTCCTACTATTACAGCTTTCACTCGGTTTTCCCTTTGCATACCTATTAAATCCTATTAGAATGGTTACCTACTTATAGCAAAAGAGAGCCGGTGCTAGTGCCCGTGCTCTCTTGAAATTTAACCACTTTAAAAGGAATATAACGGGATTACTTTTTTGCCTTTTCTGTAGAGGTTGCCGGAATCGTAACACTTCCTGTCAGTCTTGTATCCTGAGAGGAACTGCCTACATAAATCGGAACTTCACCAGATGGCATAACCCATGCTTTGGATTTTTCATCCCAATAAGAGAGAGCTTTCGGGTCAAGCTCAATGCGGACTTTCTTCTCTTGGCCCGGCTTTAATTCCACCTTGGCCCAACCTGCCAGTTGACGGGATGGGGTCTCTACATTGGTCGGGAGCTTACCGCTGTATACCTGTACAACCTCAGCTCCAGCTTTTTTCCCAGTGTTTTTCAATTTAAGCGAAACCTCGACTGAACTTGTACGATCGGATTTCTTTCCACTCGCATGCTGTTTTACCTTCAAATCACTGTATCCGAAAGTCGTGTAGGATAAACCGTGTCCAAAGGAGAACACAGGTTGGATACCCGATTTTTCATATCCACGGTAGCCTACAAAAATACCATCTGAATAGTCACCCACTCCATTGACACCCGGAAATTTCTCCGGTGAGGATACAGGTGTAGACTGCTCGTTAACCGGGAAGGTTACCGGTAGCTTGCCAGAAGGATTTACATCCCCAAACAAGACGCGCGCTATGGCATTCCCTTGCTCTTGACCAGCAAACCATGCCTGTACGATCGCAGGAACTTTGTCCTGCCAGGTGTCCATCTGCACAGCTCTGCCGCTCATTTGTACCACAATGGTTTTCGGATTGGCAGCGGCAACCGCACGGATCAGCCGATCCTGATTGTTCGGCAGCTCCATATCGGAACGCTCCACATATCCTTCGCTCTCATACGTACGTGTGACCACAATCGCAACATCCGATTTTTTGGCCAGCTTTACAGCATTGTCAATCAGCTTGTCTGTCGTATCTGCCGGAGGCTCCCAGCCCAGACGAACCATACCGCCAGAATCGCGACCATTTGTTGGATAATCGGCACGATATTCAATACGTATCTTATGTTTTTCCCCCGCTTTGAACGAGATGTTTTTCTTCGTTGTTTCCAGCTTCGTACCCTGATTATCTACAAATAGCTTATCATCAAGATACAGCTTGCTTGATCCCAAACTGGTTAATGACAATGCATAGTCACCATCCTTGGGAGCTGCAATAGCCCCTGTCCAGCGTGCAGATATCAAACCGTTCAGGGTCGTGGGTGTATTAGGAACTTTAGGGGACTTCGCATTGAAACCCTGATAATTATAAAAGCCAAGGTTCATATTGACTTGATCATCATTGCGCACAAGAATCGGATTGCCTTCCATCTTGTTATTCTTCCAGTATTCGCCTCGCAGTCCCTGCTCAGCATCGCCATAAGTCGCATATCCAACACTGATATTCTCTTTCTGATCGGATGTGGTCAGCAACGAAGACGGAACAGCTGATGGACCTGGCATAATGTCCCCCGCAGAAATAGGATCCGTGCCCGGTGCATACTGGACGGTAACTCCTTTGCCTACACGATTACGAATGCCCTCCAGCGGACTCACCGTGTACGTCGGGTTCACCAACGAACTGCCTCCGCCTGCCACAGTGCCGTTATCTGCATCTGGACCAATCACAGCAATGGATTTGAGTTTATCTTGAGACAACGGTAATACGTTGTTTTTATTTTGAAGCAGCACCATACTTTCCTCAGCCAATTGACGGGCTGTTTTACCATGGTCACGGGCATCAATTTGATTATTTTGAGCCGGGTGATCAAACAAACCTTTACTGAACATCTGCACCAGAATACGCTTAGCTTTATCATCAATCGTTTGTTCACTTACTTTACCAGTCTTGACCGCATCAAGCAGTTGATCTCCCCATTTACCATAAGGGGTTCCCGGTGTTTCCAGGTCCAAGCCGCTATTTGCCGATTCGACTGTACTCAGATTCGCGCCATAATCACTCATCACGAAGCCCTGGAATTGCATTTCCTTTTTCAAAAGGTCTGTCAGGATGGTCTTGTTCTCACATGCCGATTCGCCGTTGACCTTGTTAAAGGAGCACATAGCTCCGCCCAAATCTGCCTTGGCAATAGCCTCCTCAAACGGGCGTATGTAAATTTCATGCAGCGCACGGTCACTGACTTTGACATTTGTCGTGAAACGCTCCGTCTCCTGATTATTCATAAGGTAATGTTTCGCAGTCGCCAAAACAGGATGGCTTTGTACACCTTTGACATAAGCGGTCACCATTTGCGATTGCAGTAGCGGGTCCTCGCCCATAGATTCAAAGTTTCTCGATCCCCATGGAATACGGGCAATATCCATCCCCGGTCCAAGCACCACATTATGAGTTGTATTAAAAGCCTCGTCTCCAAGCAAATCTCCATATTGTTTGGCAGCCTGAGTATCCCACGTTGCAGCCAGTGCAATAGGGGCCGGCAACGCAGTTGATTGCTTGTCCTGCACATCCGGATTGGCGATCCGCACACCCGCAGGTCCATCTGCCATCTTTAACGCTGGAATACCCAACCGTTCCATCGAATTATTATAAAATCCATAATAATTGTTGACCTTACCAGTCACCAGATCTATTTTTTCTTCCAGCGTCATTTCTTGTAACAGCAATGCTGTCCGTTTCTCAGCCGACAGGGACGTGTTCATCCAAGGCCGATCTGTCCGGCTTCCTGCCGCTCCTGCAATATGCATAGGTCCGATCACAACAGCCGCAATGACTGTCATCATCACCATACGGAACACCCATGTTGATTTTACTTTCACGTTTGTAATTCCTCCTTGATGTTTGGTCATGAGGTGAATGCCTATTCAACGCTCACAGGCTTGCAAAGGCTCTCGACCCTGCGAGCTCCAACAAAAATCCAGAGCCACGGGGTAAGCAAGCAAATCAGCAAAAGCCGCAATGGCTCAAGTGACACGTTTACCACCCTACCGCACATTTTCGGAAATTTCATTGAAAGTTTTTGGAAGAAGAACACTAGGACCTTCATTCTTTCTCATAAAAAGAGAGCGCTAACAATTCAGTTAACCGATCATAAGATTACACTTTTGTAACTTTTTAATGACGTAATTTTTAACTATTTATAATCATAAAAAATGATTCATATGTCCCACACTTTGACATGCTTCTATGGTCTTTTTTAGCGTGTGACCAAAGCCTCTATTTTAGGGAATTGGGAATACTTATGTATAAAAAAGTTCAGATAACAAAAAAATCCAGGAACCTGAACGGTCCCTGGAAGCACTGTGGATTCAATGTGATTATTCAAACGGATACCGAAGTCCCCACTGTGAACGAATCTGATCCATCAATTTCATGATTCCTAATGATTCATCCAAAGAAATAGTAGAGCTTTCGAGCAAACCTTCGTTCAAGCAGCGCCCGACTTCTTCTGCCTCAAAAGCATAGCCTGTAGAGGAACGATCATCCTGAAAGTTCTGTGCCTCTTCACCGTCCACAACTAAAGTAGCCGATGTACCATTCAGGAACGACGGAATGTGAATATAGCCCTTGGTTCCATGGATATAAGCTTCATTCGTCAGTCCGAGACGAACTGCCCCATTAAGCATAGCTGTACGTCCTTTTCCATAATCCAACATGATTGAAAATGTCTCATCAACGCCAGTTTCCCCGATATAAGCAGTACTCCATACATGCTCTGGTTCAGGGCCAAACACCATCGAAGCAAAAGAAACGGGGTAAATTCCCGCATCTAATAATGCCCCTCCGCCCAGCTCGGGATTCAATAATCTTCCCTCTGGGTTCCAATCTATGCGAAAACCGAATTCCGCCTTCACCAGCTTCACTTCACCAATACGTCCCGCATGTATCCACTCCCGCACTTGGCGAATCGGAGGCAAAAAACGCGTCCACATTGCTTCCATCAGGAATAGCTTATGGTCACGGGCGTAACGGATTAGTTCCTCCAACTCTTTGCTGTTGACGGTGAAGGGTTTCTCACATAAGACGGCTTTGCCCGCTCGTAGAGCTGCTAGAACATTTTCTTTATGAAAAGGATGAGGAGTCCCTATGTAAATAGCATCGACCTCGGAATCTTGCACTAATTCCTCATAGCTACCATAAGCCTGTGCCATTTGATGCTTGGCTGCAAATTCGGTAGCGCTTTCAATATTGCGTGATCCAACGGCGTATCCTTCTCCATTCGTAACATGTTGCAGATCGGCAACAAACTGATCTGAGATCCATCCCGTACCGACAATTCCCCATTTAATCTTTTTGCTCATACTTGTATCCCTCCCAGTTGTATAGTTAACATTGGCTTACACGGTCTTCTTCATTCTAGCAAACACCTGTCCTAAACAAAAGGAATTCCTGCTCGGCGGCAGTTTGTATTGCAGCTCGGCAGGAAGGCAGCGAGGCGAGCACGAAGTCAGTTTTGAGCAGGAATTTCCTTTAGGATCATCTTGGTTCAGGCCATTTATTAAATGGTGTATTTGTAAAACTTTTTATCTACTTTCATAACTGGAAAGCCCATTGGCAATTCATCAAGAGCTATACTAACAAATCCATTCTTCTCATAAAAATGATGAGCGGCTACGAATTGCGGTGTTGTTCCAAGATAGATTCCCTCAACAGACCGTTCCTTGGCCCATCCTATGGCATGCTGAAGTAATTGATTCGAAACATTAAAGGCTTTGCCTCTATAGTTTTGTTTGACAAACATCTTTCTGAGCGCCGTCTTATGGTTTCCGATATTTAGTAAGGCAACCGTCCCTACTACGATTCCTTCGTGAAGAGCCACCCAGAAGTTGCCGTTACCATGCTGATAAAAGTTTTCAATATCAAGCAGATCAGGCTGATCTTCTTTAGTGATGGCGATATTATATTCGTTCTGTTGAATATGTAGAATTAAATCGACTACTTGCGATTGATACTCAGTTGTGTACTCTTGTAAAAGGATACT
This window of the Paenibacillus polymyxa genome carries:
- a CDS encoding beta-glucosidase → MKVKSTWVFRMVMMTVIAAVVIGPMHIAGAAGSRTDRPWMNTSLSAEKRTALLLQEMTLEEKIDLVTGKVNNYYGFYNNSMERLGIPALKMADGPAGVRIANPDVQDKQSTALPAPIALAATWDTQAAKQYGDLLGDEAFNTTHNVVLGPGMDIARIPWGSRNFESMGEDPLLQSQMVTAYVKGVQSHPVLATAKHYLMNNQETERFTTNVKVSDRALHEIYIRPFEEAIAKADLGGAMCSFNKVNGESACENKTILTDLLKKEMQFQGFVMSDYGANLSTVESANSGLDLETPGTPYGKWGDQLLDAVKTGKVSEQTIDDKAKRILVQMFSKGLFDHPAQNNQIDARDHGKTARQLAEESMVLLQNKNNVLPLSQDKLKSIAVIGPDADNGTVAGGGSSLVNPTYTVSPLEGIRNRVGKGVTVQYAPGTDPISAGDIMPGPSAVPSSLLTTSDQKENISVGYATYGDAEQGLRGEYWKNNKMEGNPILVRNDDQVNMNLGFYNYQGFNAKSPKVPNTPTTLNGLISARWTGAIAAPKDGDYALSLTSLGSSKLYLDDKLFVDNQGTKLETTKKNISFKAGEKHKIRIEYRADYPTNGRDSGGMVRLGWEPPADTTDKLIDNAVKLAKKSDVAIVVTRTYESEGYVERSDMELPNNQDRLIRAVAAANPKTIVVQMSGRAVQMDTWQDKVPAIVQAWFAGQEQGNAIARVLFGDVNPSGKLPVTFPVNEQSTPVSSPEKFPGVNGVGDYSDGIFVGYRGYEKSGIQPVFSFGHGLSYTTFGYSDLKVKQHASGKKSDRTSSVEVSLKLKNTGKKAGAEVVQVYSGKLPTNVETPSRQLAGWAKVELKPGQEKKVRIELDPKALSYWDEKSKAWVMPSGEVPIYVGSSSQDTRLTGSVTIPATSTEKAKK
- a CDS encoding GNAT family N-acetyltransferase, giving the protein MINSILLQEYTTEYQSQVVDLILHIQQNEYNIAITKEDQPDLLDIENFYQHGNGNFWVALHEGIVVGTVALLNIGNHKTALRKMFVKQNYRGKAFNVSNQLLQHAIGWAKERSVEGIYLGTTPQFVAAHHFYEKNGFVSIALDELPMGFPVMKVDKKFYKYTI
- a CDS encoding Gfo/Idh/MocA family protein: MSKKIKWGIVGTGWISDQFVADLQHVTNGEGYAVGSRNIESATEFAAKHQMAQAYGSYEELVQDSEVDAIYIGTPHPFHKENVLAALRAGKAVLCEKPFTVNSKELEELIRYARDHKLFLMEAMWTRFLPPIRQVREWIHAGRIGEVKLVKAEFGFRIDWNPEGRLLNPELGGGALLDAGIYPVSFASMVFGPEPEHVWSTAYIGETGVDETFSIMLDYGKGRTAMLNGAVRLGLTNEAYIHGTKGYIHIPSFLNGTSATLVVDGEEAQNFQDDRSSTGYAFEAEEVGRCLNEGLLESSTISLDESLGIMKLMDQIRSQWGLRYPFE